A region of the Pseudomonas sp. J452 genome:
TAGTAGTGGCGGTACTGCGGTGTGCCTTTTTCGATCAGGGTGTTGAAGGTAAAGGCCACGTCCTCGGCGGTGACCGGGGTGCCGTCATGGAAGCGGGCCTTGGGGTTGAGGATAAAGCGCACGAAGCTGTTGTCGGGCGCCTTGTCGATCTTCTCGGCGAGCAGGCCATATTCGGTAAAGGGCTCGTCTGGCGAGTGGTAGGTCAGGCTGTCGTAGATCAGGCCGATCTGCGCCGGTGCATTGCCCTTGGTGATGAACGGATTGAAGCTGTCGAACCCGCTCAGACCCGGCAGGCGCAGGATGCCGCCCTTGGGCGCGTCCGGGTTCACATAGTCGAAGTGCTGGAAATTGGCCGGATATTTGGGCGCTTCGCCATACAGGGTCAGGGCGTGCTGCGGAGCGGCCTGGGCCAGGCCGGCTATTAGCAGCAGGCCGGCGCCCAGGGCGCGCAGGGGGTTAGTCATCGAGCGGTCTCCGTGGGCTTCAGCCACCAGGCCCGCAGCCCCAGGGTGTAGGGCGGGGTGGTGACGAAGGCGAACCGGTTGCGGTACGCCAGGCGGTGATGGTTGATGTACCAGTTGGGAATGCTGTAGTGCTGCCAGAGCAGCACGCGGTCGATGGCGCGGCTGGCAGCCACCTGTTCGTCACGGGTCTGCGCTTCCAGGAGTTTCTCCAGCAGCGTATCGACCACCGGGTGGGTGACACCCGCGTAGTTCTTGCTGCCTTTGACATCGGCCTGGCTGGAATGGAAGTACTGCACCTGCTCCAGGCCCGGACTCAGGCTCTGCGGCAGGGTCATGAGAATCATGTCGTAGTCGAAGTGATCGAGGCGCTGCTTGTACTGGGCGCGGTCGACGGTGCGCAGATTGACCTGGATGCCGATGCTGGCGAGGTTCTCGGTATAGGGCTGGAGAATGCGCTCGAGGTTCGGGTTGACCAGCAGGATTTCGAAGCGCAGCGGCTCGCCCTTGCTGTTGACCAGCTTGTGTCCGGAGGGTTTCCAGCCGGCTTCGCCGAGCAGGCCCATGGCCTTGCGTAGGGTCTCCCGCGGGATGCCGCGGCCGTCGGTTTCCGGCAGGCTGAACGGCTCTTGGAACAAGGGCGCGGGCAGTTGCTTGCGGTACGGCGAGAGCAGCAGCCACTCGCGGCCTTCCGGCTTGCCGCTGGCGGCGAACTCGCTGTTCGGGTAGTAGCTGCTGGTGCGCTTGTAGGCGCTGTTGAACAGCGCGCGGTTGGTCCATTCGAAGTCGAACATCAGACCCATGGCCTCGCGCACCTTGCGCTCGGCGAAGATGGCGCGGCGGCTGTTCATGAATAGCGCCTGGGTCTGGGTCGGGATCTGGTGCGGGATTTCGGCGCGGATTACCTCGCCCCGGGCAATGGCGGGGAAGCGATAGCCGGTGGCCCAGTTTTTCGCCTGGTGCTCGATATAGAAGTCGAACTCGCCGGCCTTGAACGCTTCGAAGGCGACACTGCTGTCGCGGTAGAACTCCACCTCGACCCGGTCGAAATTGTATTTGCCACGGTTGACCGGCAGCTTCTCGCCCCACCAGTCCTTGACCCGCTCGAACACCAGGCTGCGTCCCGGGCTGATCGCGCTGACCTTGTACGGCCCGCTGCCCAGCGGCACGTCAAAACTGGTGGCCTTGAAGTCGCGCTTCTTCCAGTAGTGCTGCGGCAGTACCGGCAGTTCGCCAAGCCGCAGGATCAGCAACGGGTTGCCGGCACGCTTGAAGACAAAACGGATGCGATGGCGGTTGAGGATGTCGACCCGCTTCACTTCCTGCAGGTTGGTGCGGTACTGCGGGTGACCATCCTTGACCAGCAGGCGATAGGAGAACGCCACGTCATAGGCGGTGATTGGCTTGCCATCGTGG
Encoded here:
- a CDS encoding extracellular solute-binding protein, giving the protein MRPLLLLIVGLALSFPAFATLSESHGYAQFGTLKYPASFTHFDWVNPDAPKGGTLRVMAYGTFDTLNPYSFKGSSPSAAPNFMQYGVSELNEPLMAGTGQYDPSGDESATSYGLIAKSVEYSEDRSWVVFNLREEARFHDGKPITAYDVAFSYRLLVKDGHPQYRTNLQEVKRVDILNRHRIRFVFKRAGNPLLILRLGELPVLPQHYWKKRDFKATSFDVPLGSGPYKVSAISPGRSLVFERVKDWWGEKLPVNRGKYNFDRVEVEFYRDSSVAFEAFKAGEFDFYIEHQAKNWATGYRFPAIARGEVIRAEIPHQIPTQTQALFMNSRRAIFAERKVREAMGLMFDFEWTNRALFNSAYKRTSSYYPNSEFAASGKPEGREWLLLSPYRKQLPAPLFQEPFSLPETDGRGIPRETLRKAMGLLGEAGWKPSGHKLVNSKGEPLRFEILLVNPNLERILQPYTENLASIGIQVNLRTVDRAQYKQRLDHFDYDMILMTLPQSLSPGLEQVQYFHSSQADVKGSKNYAGVTHPVVDTLLEKLLEAQTRDEQVAASRAIDRVLLWQHYSIPNWYINHHRLAYRNRFAFVTTPPYTLGLRAWWLKPTETAR